The Geomonas agri genome contains the following window.
CTTCCGCAGCTTTGTCAGGGCGCAGCGACAGGCTGCCCAGGCCTACCAGGACCGGGAGGCGTGGGTTCGAATGAGTATCGTCAACAGCGCCAGAAGTGGAAAGTTTTCCACCGACCGGACCATCTCCGAGTACAACGAGGGGATCTGGCACCTACGTCCCGTGGACCCGGGTGCCGCAGGCTAGCGAGTAGAACTGTGTCAACTTCTCCTCAAGATTCCTTTGTGGCTGCCGATACGTCCCACAAAGTGTCGAGATACTCGACGTGACCGCGGCACCTGTGCAGTCCGCGTGTCGGAAGCTATTTGAGAGATAGATCCAGAAAACCTCGGAGGAATACATGTCTACCGCTAATTTGCCGATTAAAAAGGGTGAGTCGAGCAACGAGCTGATTCAACTGGTGAGCTTCAACCTGGGCGCAGAAGAGTATGCCGTCGAGGTACTCAAGGTGCGCGAGATCATCAGGATGACTCCCATCACCCACATTCCCAACACCCCGCCCAGCGTAGAGGGCATTATAAACCTGCGCGGCAAGGTCATACCGATCATCTCGCTGCGGAACAGGTTCGGCATGTGCAGCACCGACGACGACCAGCACACCAGGATCATGGTGATGGACATCGACGGCAAGCTCATGGGCTTCATCGTCGACGGCGTTTCCGAGGTGATCAGGATATCCAGCGGCGAAATCCAGCCCCCGCCCAGCATCGCCGCGGGAGGCGTCGACCAGGACTTCATCTGCGGCGTTATCAAGCATGGCGAGCAGTTGCTGCTCATGCTGCAGCTCGACCGCATGTTCACCAGCGCTGAGCAGGACGCCTTCGCCAGTTTCGGGTAGTGATACCGACTGAAATTACTGTAACAAGAAGGGGAGGGAGGCTGTGTCTTCCTCCCTTTGCCGTGGTGGTCGAATCGGTAGCGCGTGCCGGTGTAAACCTGTAAAGAAAATCGACGCAAATTAGCGCTAAAAGTGTCGGGATACTTTACAGTCGGCGGGGGTGCCCCGATGAGGTATGCCGGAGCTGGCGCGAGCAGCGTATCACCCCTTATATTCCCGGTGGTTTGCCGAGGAGATTGCAGGTCTGGGGGTGTCAAGTTTATGGCACTGTCTATGCTACTATCCGGATAAGTCGGCGGCAGTTCCTTTCGTGATGTGCAGAGCACAGAATTTCCGCCGATGGAGGAGGTGGCCAGTATGGAATACTTAAGCTACGGCCACGAAAGCATCATCTACATTGTCGTTATTTTAGTAATTTGCCATCTGCTTCTTGATGTGCTGCCGGTGTGGTTCAAGCGTGCGCGCCACCTCCTGTCATCGGTGCCGGTCAGGATAACGGGCGGACTGTTGATCATTATCATCTCATTCTTCCTATTGTAGATCGCCGAGGTTCGGCTGAGGACGGCTGGTAGAACTGGAAAGGCCGGGAATCTTCTTCCCGGCCTTTTTGCGTTGGCAGGCAGACGATGTTTAGGGGGTAGCTGTCGTGCGTAGGGTGCGGGTTTACCAAGGCGGGCGCGTGAGTGGTCGCCACTACATGGTGGCCACTTGCAGGTGCGGATGTGACTGGAAGTCGAGCTTTAGGCGGCAGGATTCCTGGAGCAGGTCGCTTTTTGCCTTGGCGCCGTAAAGCTCCACCGACATATCCTCGTCTCCGCCCAGGGTCAGCCGCAGCAGGTCTTTGTCGAGCACGCAGTCGAGCTGCTGCACCACGGCATTGCGGCGCCGGTCCAGCCCGTCGCAGAGCCTGAGGATGCCGCCCAGCCGTGAGACCAGGAGCTGGTCAGCTGCGGAGAGGCGGGTGTACTCGTCGTGCTTTTTTTTGGGCATCGACTTGCGGTGGTAGCGGGCGATGTTGGCCATCAGCTCGCGCTCACGCGGGGTGAAACCGAACAGGTCGGCGTGGCGAATCAGGTGATAGGAATGCTTGTGATGGCTGGAATAACTGATGAAGTAGCCGACGTCGTGCATGATGGCGGCTGCTTCCAAAAGCCTCAGTTCCTTGTCGCCCCAGCCGTAGCGTTTTGCCAGCGCCAGAAAAATCTGCCGGGAGAGCCTTGCCACCTGTAGGGCGTGCCCCTCGTCAGAGTGGCAGGAACGGGCGAACTCCAGGGTACCCTCGCGCCAGGAACGCCGCTTTTTTTCCGGCAGCAGGTTGCGGCGGCGCAGGCCGCGCAGGATGAGCCCCTCACGGATGCCGCGCTCGTTTACCTTCAGGTGGTTCACCTGGAAAAAGTCCATCAGCTCGTCTACCGCCGTGACGCCGGCCACGATGATGTCGGAACGATCGGGGTTCAGTCCCGGAAGGGCGCGGCGCTCCTTATCG
Protein-coding sequences here:
- a CDS encoding Ppx/GppA phosphatase family protein, yielding MRQNRMAAIDIGTNSIRSIIVETAGSGKYKILDDEKVLVRLGEGLHQTGAISAAAWDRAIEALSRQKKIIDGYRVTSIEAVATSAVRKASNGRELVAAVKEQTGLKIEVISGEEEAELAALSAQHNFELEGVRHLIFDIGGGSLELISALGAHTEEMLSLELGAVFLTESFLKSDPVQQAEHQKLRKHVRKTLKTAYTGERTGMQCLVGSGGTVTSIAAMVAAARGEKFDSLHGYELLRSELVHLLAMLARKSDKERRALPGLNPDRSDIIVAGVTAVDELMDFFQVNHLKVNERGIREGLILRGLRRRNLLPEKKRRSWREGTLEFARSCHSDEGHALQVARLSRQIFLALAKRYGWGDKELRLLEAAAIMHDVGYFISYSSHHKHSYHLIRHADLFGFTPRERELMANIARYHRKSMPKKKHDEYTRLSAADQLLVSRLGGILRLCDGLDRRRNAVVQQLDCVLDKDLLRLTLGGDEDMSVELYGAKAKSDLLQESCRLKLDFQSHPHLQVATM
- a CDS encoding chemotaxis protein CheW, yielding MSTANLPIKKGESSNELIQLVSFNLGAEEYAVEVLKVREIIRMTPITHIPNTPPSVEGIINLRGKVIPIISLRNRFGMCSTDDDQHTRIMVMDIDGKLMGFIVDGVSEVIRISSGEIQPPPSIAAGGVDQDFICGVIKHGEQLLLMLQLDRMFTSAEQDAFASFG